AACTGGAAAAATTAAGCTGTTTGCTGTTTTTCGATAAGCATTCTATGTTTGTAAATAAGAGCAAAGAATATAGTGGATTGGAATCAGAATAACGTGTTCGGGTACTGTAGTCTTCTTTCGTACAAACATCTAAATAGagctatttatatataattatctatgTTTTATAGTCACTTTGAtagaattttagaaaaaaaaatatgaaaatgcatatttatcatgactcatatttttaatttgaacttGAAATTGCATTCAAAATATGAAGGACCAATCGTAGAGTACACACTTTATCTTTGGCGTATGGACATAAAAGTAATGAAGGAAATTTCTTATTATAaattatgttgattttttaaaagtcATCCTACGAATTGACGTTacactttataaaataagattaaaacgaATCTTTTTACACTAACACCTTGGAAAATTGATTATGTTCtactttattcttttatttttgactgCGCTGATAAACCCTAGCGGCTACAATCAACTCAAATAAAGCAAAGGGTAAACAGACTACAAAGTAAGTTTTATATTTGTGTCCATGTaaatatttggctttttttaCAGCAGATTTAGTCTGTAGGACTAAGCTActttaaaaggagggtagtataccttacctaacaatgacttcacggttcaactaacaagcaagctaaccaaagatattaccattagttacatactgactgaaatctgctgtcaatatttatatttatttaccataagTAGTGTCCGATTTATCTGAGTGTCTTTATTTTAACCTAATTATGACCCTTGAAAAACTGTAACGAAAATTAGTTCAGCCCTCCTTATATATAGAAATAGGGAAATAATTCTATAATGCGTGTAACGGAAATAAACAGATTTTTCTGGATACAGTGTTGATGATTTCTTTACTTAGTCTATTTTACACTATTTCAAACGGCACGAGGTTCaaatttaatataattgataCATTCATTAGATTTATAAACTATAACAAAAATTGTGCGCATACAGGAGTGTCCAAAACATGACTCAAAGAAATTAcatttcacaaattaaaaaatatagagCTGCATGTAACGAACGAAAAAAATACGTTAACAAATTAAGACAAATTTGCAATAACACAGTAAGAAACTATATTTCACAAATCAAGAAATGTAGGAATTCATGTATCGGATATCAAAATACacgttacaaattaaaaaaaaaatcattttacaaattttgcaaattgtcCTGGGTGTTTCTGCTTTGATCCTGTCATGTGGTGTTGTCATTTtggtgttatatttaacattgccattaaagcgtgaggtttggctagccgaaaaaccaggttcaacacaacatttttttttctttctaaaaaaatgtcctgtacgaagtcaggaaaatagcaattgttattgtttgtttctgtgtctgttgcattgtcgtttgttttttgttcacttcagtgtttctgttgtttgttgttgaaaTGTtctatattgtattgtattgttaatttgcgTAATTCTCTGTCCTGAATATTCTTGCGTtattttgtactgtattcctgtcatgtaatggcgtcattttagtgttatatttaacattgccataaaagcgggaggtttggctagcacaAAACCCGGTTCAACCCAccaattttcttttcttaaaatgtcctgtaccaaatcaggaaaatggccattgttatattatagatcgtttctgtgtgtgttacattttagtgttgtgtcgtcgaagttctcctcttatatttgatgtgtttccctgagttttagtttgtaacccggatttgtttttttttctcagacgatttatgaatttcgaacagcggtatactactgttgactttatttacgTTACAAATTACGATATTAACAAACTAAGAAATGTATGATTATGGCAGATATTCCCTTCCATATATCAAACATAACCTTTTCCTCTTGCAGTTATCATTAACTTTTATTGTCatgaaaatgtatgaaatatttgccgctggacattaAGCGAACAGTCAATAAATCATATTTGAGTTGCATTCTGGTTGATCATTTGACCGAATTACTGCAAAACAATTTTTAACTTCATGCTGACGTCTGCTGTGTCCGATTTTCAGTAGTAATTTGCTATACCAATTTTCTACTTTCAGCAAACTGATACCCTTCAACTAAAAACAGTCGGAATGATGCCTAGGTCTtctatgaaaattaaatgtatgCAAACTTTGTCAGTACTCCTTTAGGATGACCAGCCTTATCCTTTGGGAGCACCTGAGATTCCTCTAGTTTTTTTGTAgggggtttgtattgctcagtgttatgtgtttctatgttgtgttttgtttaccgtttttttaattcctttttcTTTAAAGCCATGGCTTAGTCGGTTTGTtctagatttacgagtttgaatgtttcagtatttttgtttactGTTGGATTATCGAGATCCAACAGACATTCAACATTTAGcttataattaatttatttatagggactacagaattaaaataaaataaagtggtATTATCATTAGTGAGACAAATATTCACCAGCTAAAACcgaatggccttcaacaataacaaAATCCTATAGcgtattttgtaaaatgtaaaggCAAAATAATAAGGAAACACACACAACCAATCAAAACAACTGGGATAAAGAACGGCAATGAGAGCGATGTtcgtaattgaaaaaaaaaatgattgagaaACAGTAACCattacaaatatgtttatttgCATTTAAAGACGCAAATTGTTTTGCCATCGTCGTTAGCAAACACAAGTTTTCCTGAGTTGTGATCGAAACAAATTGCCCAAGGATTCGAAATATTATCGATTTGCCCAAGAACAGTATCGACGTATGAACCGCTTGAACTTACACGGTGTATATTATTCGAGTGACATCCGGGTATGTAGAGGTTACTCTTGTGGTCCATGGCGATTGCCATTGGTCTAGAAAGACCGGGTGAACTATAAACAAATACTTCCTGTCCTTCAAGATTAACACAGAATACTTTGTTCTGATCTGAATAAATTAGATTGCCGTTGACAACATTCATGTACCACATTCTTGTCGGCTTCTTAACTTTAACTGTGGTTTGATGAGTGCCTTCTGTAGTCAATATATAAAATTCATTGATACCACCGACCAAAATCTTGTCTTTTGTTGCCACTATTCCGTAACAGTTTCCCGGTAACTCGACAGCTTTCCCGGGTTTTAGATTTTCCGCATTGATAAAACGAATTGAACTACTTTTCGGCATAGTAGTGACAGCTAGTGCTTTTTCATCTGGAACTGTGGTAATGTCCCAAGGAGCACCGAATAATGGGCAACTCGAACTAAATGTCCCGCTCAAGTCATACTCTAAGATGCTATTATTTCTGTAATTACACAACAACAATTTACCATCCTTTGTTGCTGTCATACCGGTTATTTGCATTTGAGGACTAGTATCAACATCGAATTTGTTTTCGAATTCTAAGGTGCTAAAAGTGATGTTTGGATCTGGTAAGACTTGAGCAAATCTGAGTTTTGGTGAATTATATGTGATTGAACACGTATCATTTCTTAATTGTATATTTCCTAATTGTTCCCTGAAGGTAAACCCACTATTAGATTCTTTGAACTGTAATATTGGTTTGTGCATTGTTCGTATTGTCTTTTCTATACGTTGGTCCATGTTTGCAATGCCTGTCTTTACTTTATGAAGTAGCAAGAACACCTGCTTTTTAGAACCATTTGTTGTCGTATAAGAAATCTGCCGTTGAAGTTCTTCTGCTTCTTTCTCCATATTCAACATGGTTTCTTTCTCAGCTTGTAATTCTGCCTGTTGCGCGTCCTTCCTTTCTTTGAGGTCGTTCATCAATGAACGTTCTAACTTCTCTACATATGCGATCACATTATCCTTCGCTTTCTTGATTGTTTGCCTGAGTGTGTTCTCTTGTTCTAAAATACTGTCGCTATGTTTCTTGCGTACGTTTACGATCTGTTTAGAAGAAGTAATAATATTATCCAACTCTTCGCTTAAGTCAGTCAGCAGAGTCGAGTCTTTGATGTCTTTTGATGCAATATCAATTGGCACAATTGTTTCACAGTTTCTGTGGTATTCAGTCATACATGCTCGGCAACATAGTGCATCGTGAtacgtacaaaataaatcaaGGAAGAGGTCTGTGTGATTATCGCAATATTGCTGAGAGGTAGTTATAGCTCCAGGAACAGACAACGCATGTTCCAAGTCAACCACGTGATGCGCAGCCGATACTTTTATAACGCGATGAGCATCAACACATTCTTTGCACAACGGTTCTTCACAATCGCTACACCAGGATAAAGCAGAAGACGAAGTATCTTTTCTGCTGCAAGGTCCACAAAAGGTATTTGAAGCCATGTGGGGACtggaaataaacaaatttaaactaTGTTACATACATACTTATTAAATTGATAGATAATGATCTAGTTCAGAATTGTCATATCATTATAGAATTTAGGTTGCAACTCTGTCAAGTTTCACGATGACGGTTTTTATTGTCCTAATCAAATCCGTTTAAAGAAACCTCTACACACATTAAGACTTTCaggtaaaacatttatttaaatacatcaaGAGACACAATTAAGCTAGGGCTAACCGTTCGAGGGCAGGTTAAGTACCAGCTTAAGCAGGAAACACATGTGGTAtagccccagtcacactgtcactTTTCAAGAGATACATTTTACTACATTTTGAAAGCGTAGCAAAACGGGAATATACATAACGAAGCGTATCGAAAGTAGTGATATTTTGTTCAAAACGGGACCTGCCccgtatgttttgaaaattcaacaacaaacgTAGCGAAAATTGAAACGAAGTAGAGACCTAGTAAAAACGTATCAAAGCTAAGCGGGACGTAACAAAACGTGCTTACTACGTATCGAAACGGATCACAATGCGTGGTAGAAACGTGGGTctactgactgacctaagagggggcccgctccagtcacgcttcagtgattccctatataagcaactaaattttttcccaaaaagggggggcccgggccccctgggccccccccctaaatccgcctctgtacgggacagtgtgactggggcttaaGAGTGCCAATTCTCCAtcaaagtcaaaatttgtaaaaagtaaagaaTTAAAGGTcaaattacggccttcaacacgaagccttggctcacaccgaacatcaagctataaaggacacaaaattgactagtgtaaaacaatttcaacaaaaacccaacggtctaatctatatataaaaaaaaaaaccagaaacgaTAAACACATAGGTTTATGTATCGAATTTTCATAATATGTcatcaaaaacaattgttttcttatactttttacagctgactatacggtattaCTGGGTGCCGAATGGGACTTAAActttttgtaatcaaaatcaattttgtgtacacaaaattcaattctgtcataacaaaataatgtttgtgttacaaaactatgtgatacagacttgttttatgagaacttcaattttgtaatgacaaaattcatttttgtagacaaaattcatttttgtcaaataggtatgcaatctaattaaaaaccgatctctcatgctcccgttttctgatatgtcgcgtgggaaatatatcagaaaacgggagcatgagagatcggtttttaattagattgataggTACTAtgcaaaattgacttttgttacctgatatggaaattaaaacacaaaagtaaattttgtgagacaaaattgaatttgtacGCAATTAACATGTTGATTTAATTAGCatcctgtgattttgtaattaaaattattttttgtgtagacaaaattgagttttgtgaCAAAATCTcagttttgtatgcaaattagtttacagaatccaaactaaacttatttgcatacaaaattgactcttgtcgcccaattttcaaattaggtaacaaaagtaaagtctgtgttacaaaaatgaattttgtcatgacaaaagtaacttttgtccactgaaagataatttgtatgacacaatttaaatttgtagtatgctacaaattttgttaaactgaaatcatttttgttgaacaaaactcacttttgtcctacaaaattgaatttcagtacaaaaccacaagagtcccattcggcgccccgtaggtATTGGGTTTGCgtattgttgaaagccgtatatTTACCTGTACTCGTTTACGTCTTTGCACATTGGTCTATTTGATAGGTACCTCATAACAACCTTAGTGACGGGACCTTACCACAACTCCTGTCTTTGATATAAGCATGATTAGGCTTACAATTGTACATTTTTATTCTCTCTACAATATCAATATTCATCTTTGTACGCACATGGAGAGAAAGGGCCAGAATCTCAACCATTAGCTAGCTAGAGACGGTGATCTTGAGAGTAAAAAACTGGATCACCACCCTTGGCTATCGATGATCGAATTATTCAAATCTACCATTTTACAGTTACGATTTTAAACATCCCAAAATACTCTCTGctagtttatttttattagtcTTAAAAAACGGTGACACATGCAAATATACCTATATATCATTATGTTCGGCCagtcaatgataaataaaaaaaaatgaattaactcCTATTTCTCAAATTTGATTGTTTAAGCTTattgtccagtggcaagtattggTCACGTTTCCAGGATGGAAAGAAATTACTTTTTAATGCAcaaagcaaaaaataaatttgtagatTGCGATAAAGAGCTGCATGGAAATTCGACCGCAAACggaaaattgaaatatgtttgaTAGGGGCAGGAATTTTGTATGCAGAGTCAATTGACTGGATGGCGTTGCATTTCAATTTACGATGCATTGGATTTAACTTCACCATGAATACAACAGTACACGCCGCGGTACCCTAGCCATGATAGCAATTCCATTTTATGATTATAGTATGTTTTAATACTTCCCAAAACGTTTTCGGTGCCTCGTAACCTATTTTTTTAAGTAGTGGAGAGTCTCCGTAGTGTTTCATTCTTGAATTTTCTTGATTAAGTCTTACAGgtctttttatatgtttaaaaatcgaaCATTGAATGAGAATCCAACCCTACATATGATGCCAAAATGCTTTAAATATGGAGAATGCGGAAGTAAGttatgatatatgatataataaCGATATTGAGTCGAACTGAAAACGCACACATTTCACAACACGGataaatgaagtaaaaaaaaaactgtgcatGTACAACGTTCTACACGAAGCAGTATATTTTCCAAACATTGCAATGTACCGTAAACTAAGTTACTACACATATATATATCGACTTTTAACAGTTCAAAGTTCGACAATtctgtttataaatattttatgttgtgTACAGCACTTACCTTGTCTATtacatgtatgtgtgtgtgtgtttactCGTACAATGGATCCTATTTTCATCGGGTAATAATCATTATAATGTGACTGATCAAATCCTCAATCCTGCGAAAAAAACTAGATTAATAAACACAGGTAACCGTAATGTTTTCTCTAGGTTAATCAGTTATGTAGTGAGGTACAACACGGGATTTATCACAGTCCCTTGTCTCTGAAAAAATACCTGTATGTCCAAGTTCTTAGGGTGTAACttagagacaagtgcctgtgggttCTAGAAATGTGTGTTTTCTTGTCTGCAGTCCGCTGTATTGTAAATGAGTTACATGCACCGAACCGTAATTATCGgattttaaaaagaatacaaataaatgaatattataGCACTAATACTGTAACTGTGACACTAACCTTCAATTGCATATCCAGAGTCGACTATCTAGAGCGTTATAATAACCTCTAAAAATGATACGCTTGAACTATAATGTCTATAATTATATAATGCTGGTAGCAAATTAGTGTGACGTACTTACATTTACGTATGTGGgaattttcattattaaatgtATCACTGTTTAAGTTATACATATCAGTTAGATTATACAGCTGATTATGACTAAATTGTACAggtatattcatatttataaaacTACACTGCCTTTTTTCTGGGACATGGTGGTCACTAGCGTTTGTTGACCACATCTGGCTGGATAAAAGTTCAACACGTTCAAGTCAAATGACCCGTCTATATTGTCACTGAAAAAATTAACTTTattaaatttaacatgtttaagcgtTTTTGATAAtactttttcttattttcaattgaaatctCAAAACATGCTTGAAAAAAATGCAGAATGAGCTTTGATTACTAAGTCACTGGATATTCGTCTTTATAGTTACCTAATCGGGGCTAATGGGGGTGTATTGCTGGTTATATCAAAAAcgattaattattgttatcaaCTGCAAGTACTCATGATAGTTTGAAGTGGAAAGTTTTTAACAAGCCTATGTAAATGGTATATATAAAGGTATTCATCATTTATTTACATTGTTTCACAAAGAACATgactgttttttttctaaattatttttatttaaggccaattttgaaactttttttttttatcacctcTCCGTCTTCCAGATAAAATCATAATACCAAATGAGAAGGCATGTTTTGTGTGCCCGTCTTCTATgtcaaaatataatttaaaatgaacAGACCTGTTTTCAAAGATAATATGTCGTCCAACTAATGATTAAGTTGTTCATTCTGGGTTAATTTAGGAATTATTCGGAAAACAAACGCTAAATTTGTAGACTTGTTTTGTGCGTTGCTTTCCTGTCTTCAAGTTCAAATCAATATGGTCTTTAGATCAAATTATGATACTGATTGTCTCAAATTTGTACCAGAGGGCCAAGTgatcttttctcatcacttggcgtccacaTCGTTCGTCACCCcttatggattttactaaccctctatggatccgtaaggggtcagtagcgaaccatataactttaAGAGCTATATTTTATCTCAAATTTCTGTAGTGAAGTTTTTTGTTTTATGACACagaattgggttttccatgcattaTCTATACAAAATCGGACAAGTTTGCACAATCTGTTGCGTGAGAATAAGCCCCGTGACCTAACcgatactttttattatatttttaaataaagcatgatataaactatattttgacaaattattaaaacattcttTGGATTTTAATTTAGACCCAGCTACCTTAATaacac
The window above is part of the Mytilus edulis chromosome 6, xbMytEdul2.2, whole genome shotgun sequence genome. Proteins encoded here:
- the LOC139528273 gene encoding protein wech-like — encoded protein: MASNTFCGPCSRKDTSSSALSWCSDCEEPLCKECVDAHRVIKVSAAHHVVDLEHALSVPGAITTSQQYCDNHTDLFLDLFCTYHDALCCRACMTEYHRNCETIVPIDIASKDIKDSTLLTDLSEELDNIITSSKQIVNVRKKHSDSILEQENTLRQTIKKAKDNVIAYVEKLERSLMNDLKERKDAQQAELQAEKETMLNMEKEAEELQRQISYTTTNGSKKQVFLLLHKVKTGIANMDQRIEKTIRTMHKPILQFKESNSGFTFREQLGNIQLRNDTCSITYNSPKLRFAQVLPDPNITFSTLEFENKFDVDTSPQMQITGMTATKDGKLLLCNYRNNSILEYDLSGTFSSSCPLFGAPWDITTVPDEKALAVTTMPKSSSIRFINAENLKPGKAVELPGNCYGIVATKDKILVGGINEFYILTTEGTHQTTVKVKKPTRMWYMNVVNGNLIYSDQNKVFCVNLEGQEVFVYSSPGLSRPMAIAMDHKSNLYIPGCHSNNIHRVSSSGSYVDTVLGQIDNISNPWAICFDHNSGKLVFANDDGKTICVFKCK